The genomic segment GTGACGGCGCGCCCGACCTGCTCGCCCGCAGCACCGCCGGACTGTTCCTCTTCCCGGGCACGGGCAAGAACTTCGGCAAGGGCATCCAGATCGGCGGCACCGGCTGGAGCCAGTTCGACCAGCTGGTCGGCGCGGACGACCTCACCGGTGACGGCATCGCCGACCTGGTGGCCCGTAACGCCGCCGGGGTCTACGTGTATCCCGGAAACGGCAAGGTCACCGGATACCCGTTCAAGACCCAGTTCCAGATCGGGGGCACCGGCTGGGCGCAGTACAACCAGATCACCGGCGGCACCGACTACAACGGCAACGGAACCGCGGACCTCGCGGCCCGCGGCTACGACGGCAAGCTGTACTTCTACGACGGCAAGGGCACCGGATTCTTCCAGGCCCGCGTGCTGTCCGGTCCGGGCTGGAACACGGTCTCGCAGCTGGCCGGGGCCGGCAACAACGCGGCCTACGGCAAGTCCGGGGTCTTCGCCCGCACCAGCAACGGCACCCTGTACTACTACGAGGGCACCGGATTCGGGAAGCTCTCGGCGAAGTACCTGATCGGATCGGGCTGGACCCGCTCCGAGATCCGTCTCACCCACAGTGTCTCGCTCCGGTCGGACGGAAGCTCCGACCTGATCGCGCACAGCACGTACGACGGCCACCTGTACAACACGGCCACGTACGCGGAGAACGACACCGACCTCGCGGCCGGTTCGAAGTCGTACAACCTGGTCGTCGGCCCCGGCGACCTGAACGGTGACGGCAAGAGCGACCTGATCGCCCGCAGCTCCACCGCGCTGTACTTCTACGCGGGCAACGGCGACGGCCTCTCCATGAAGGGCCGGGTCCAGGTCGGCGGCAGCGGCTGGAGCCAGTACAACAAGCTGGTCGGCGCCGGTGACCTCAACCGCGACGGCCGTGCGGACGTCATCGCCCGCAGCTCCGCCGGGCTGTTCCTCTACCCCGGCACGGGCAAGTCGTCCACGCCGCTCGGCACCCGTATCCAGGTCGGCGGCAGCGGCTGGAGCCAGTACTCCAACCTCGCCGCCCCCGGGGACATCAACGGGGACGGCATCGCCGACCTCCTGGCGTCCAACTCCAAGGGCCAGCTGTTCTTCTACGCGGGCACCGGAGTCGCCAAGACCCCGTTCAAGGCCCGCGTCCAGATCGGCACCGGGGGCTGGAACCAGTACCCCGACCTGGTCTGATCGCTGACCCACCCGCGGCGCCCTGAGCACCGCAACCCGTCCGCCCGGCCCCCGCACACCAGCGGGGAGCCGGGCGGACGGCGTTTTCCCGCCGGGTGCGGGGGTGCGGGGGTGCGGGGGCGCGTGTACGCGGGTGTACGCGGGTGTACGCGCGGGTCAGTCGCGCGCGGCTTCCGCGACGAACGTGGCCCAGGCGTCCGGGGCCAGGGTGAGGGTAGACCCGGTGTGCTGCTTGGAGTCGCGTACATGGACGGTGCCGGGAGAGGCCGCCACCTCCAGGCAGTCTCCGCCTTCGGCGCCGCTGTGGCTGCTCTTGAACCAGTGCAGCCCTGTGTCGGAACCGCCCCTGGTGACGTGGACGTTCATACCTCTCCCAGCTGTTTCTCGATAAAGGCCAGGGACTCACGCGGGGTGAGGGCCTGGGCTCGGATGATCCCATAGCGGGCCGACAGGGCGCGGACCTCCCTGCGCTCCGTCACCAGTGTGCTCCGACCCTGCACTTCGAGATAGCCGACCGGCTCGCCGTGTTGCGGGGTGAGGACGGTGAACGGGCCGTCCACGCCTGCGTTGTCCTCCCGGTCCGCGGGCATCACCTGGATCTCGACATTGCGCTTCTGCCCGATCAGCAGCAGGTGTTCCAACTGCCCGTGCCGCACCTCGCGGCCTCCCAGCCCCCGGGTGACGACGTACTCCTCCATGACGAAGCTGAGGAGCGGCGCGGGCCATCGGTGAAAGATCTCCTGGCGCGCCTGCCTTGCGGCCACCCGCTGCTCGATCGTGGCCTCGTCGAGCAACGGACGCCGCTCCTTCAGTAGTGCGCGGGTGTACTCCTCCGTCTGAAGCAGGCCCTTGATCACAAGAGTGTCGTACGTGGCCAGCTCCACCGCCTCCGCCTCGATCCGGGCGGCATCCCGGAAGAAGGCCGGGTACTGGGCCCGGGCCACTTCCTCCTTGCTGGTGCTCAGCACACCGTGAGCCCGCAGGATGTCGTCCGCCTGGTCGATGAACTTCGGCGGAGGAACGCGCCGTCCCTGCTCGAACGCGGCGATGGTGGAGGCGGAGTACCCGGTCAAGGTTCCGAGCTGGGCCCGTTCCGGACCGGCCGCGGTCCGGAACAGTTTCAACTGGCGCCCGAAGACGGCCAGGATGCCCGTCCCGCTCTCGTGCGCCTCATGTGGTTGCTGCTCTTCCGGCACGGCCTTGCCTCCACGATCGCTTTCCGCCTGCCGCCTCACGCTCCATCGCGTGCACAGGGTGCGTACCGCCGCGTACAGCCCCGAGCCGTCAGCGCGTCAGTCCTGGTCACGGTATGCGGACGACGCGAGGGTTTTCCTCATGAACGAAGCAATTACCCCTTCCGGGAAGATGGTTGAAACCCGCACTCCGGTACGGGAGTTCGCCATGCGCTTCACCGCGACTCCGCGCGGCGCGCGCCTCTCCCGCCGTCTCGTGTCGCTCCGGCTCCACGAGTGGGGCCACCCCTGGGCATCGGACACGAACGACGCCCTGTCCCTGATCGCCGCCGAGCTGACCGCGAACGCGGTGCGGCACGGGCGGGTGCCGGGCCGGGACTTCCACGTGCGGCTCACCGAGGCGGGCGGCATCCTGCGGATCGAGGTGACGGACACCCGTGGCGAGCGGTGTCCGTCACCCGGCGATTTGCGTGAGCCTGCCGGCGACGAGGAGTCGGGGCGGGGGCTCCTCCTCGTCTCCAGGCTCGCGGGGCGCTGGGGCGTCCTGCCCCGCTCGGGTGCGCCCGGCAAGACGGTGTGGGCGGAGGTGCGCGGGGAGAAGAGCCCGCCGGGCACGGTCTGACCGTACTCCGTCAGCTCAGCTCAGCTCAGCTCCTCAGCTCAGCTCAGCTCTGCTCGGTGGGTTTCCCTCCCGACATCTTCGACGGCAGCTCGCCCGCCCGGTCGACCACGCCCCAGCCGGTCCGCGCGAGGCTGGACAGGAGGGTTCCCGCCTCCCCGTAGGAGGTGTCCTCGGTGAGATAGCTGCGCGAACCGAGGAAGGAGAGGTCGGATTGGTCGAAGACCCACTCGGTACGGGTGCCGTAACGGGTGTCCTCGCGGGCGATGCCGAGCCCGTGCCGCCCGAGGGCGTCGGCGGCCTGCGGGGCCTCGACGACCCCCGGGAGCCGGGCGGCGGCCTCGTACAGGGCGGCGGCGGTGGGCGCCGGCATCACCGCGGTCAGCAGCTCGCCGATCCGGTCGAAGACGGCCTGGGCGCGCTCCTGGTCCGGGGAGTCGGGGGTGTGCGCGTACAGATACGTCAGCAGCCGCTCGGGGTCGGTCGGGAGCGTGCCGAGCCAGGCGTAGGTGGGCCGGCTGAGCCCGGCGGCCGTGCCCTCCGTGTCACCCAGCTCGGCGTTGACGGGGAACGACTCCCCACCGGTCCGGACCAGGCCGAGCTTGCGCAGGGGGCGCGGGTCCTGGGCGGCCCACTCCTCGCGCTCCTCCAGCGGCCCGACCACCGCCTTGCCGCTGGTCAGGTCCGCGCCCCGGACCGTGGTACGGGTGTAAAGGAACTGGTCGTCGCGGACGGCCGGGACGCCGGTGCGCAGCGCCACCGCGGAGATGCGGTGCAGCAGGGCCGGGCCGCCACGGCCGGTTGCGCCGACGGCGGGTGAGGCGGCCGGCCGGTCCGGGTCCGGGGCGACGGCGAGGGTGGTGACCACCACCCCGGCGAGAGTGAGCGCGGACAGCGGTACGAGCACGGCGGGGCGGAGGAGGAGGCGACGGGCCGGCCGGCCGGACCGGGTGGTTCCGGGGGCGGTCGCGGTGTTACCGGCCTGTTCGGCCGTGTCGCTGTCGATGAGGTTCATGAGCCGTTCCTTGTGGTGGCGGTGCCGCTCGGGGGAGAGGGCGTCGACGTCCGGGGCCGGAAGCAGCCGGGCGATCTCCCGGGCGTCGGCGTCCGGCAACTCCCGGACACCGCAGCGGTCCTGGGGCAGGCCGGTGTCGTCGTGGTTCATCGGGTCTCCTCCCGTACGGGCAGGGCCGCGAGTGCGGCCGTACCTGTCACCTCTCCGCGGGCGCCGCGCGGTTCCCGTTCCTCCTCGACGAGCCGGGCCAGTCTCGTGCGGGCGCGCGAGAGGCGCGAGCGCACCGTCCCGACCGGCACCCCGAGGGCCTGCGCCGCCTGCTCGTAGTCGAGGCCGGACCACACGCACAGGGAGAGCACCTCCCGCTCGTGGCGGCGCATTCCCCCCAGCGCGTCCTGGACCGCCCGCAGCCGCCGCGTGTCGTCGAGGCGGTCCACCGTCTCCGGGGCGAAATCGGGTACCACCTCGGGCCTCGGCCCACGGGCGAGGAAGGCGACGCGGCGGCGGGCTCCGCGCCGGGCGTTCTCGCACTTGTGGGTGGCGATGCCGAGGAGCCAGGGGAGCAGCGGACCGCCCTCCTCCGTCACGGTCTCCCGTCGGCGCCAGGCGGTCAGAAAGGTCTCCGACATGATGTCCTCGGCGGCCGACCGGTCGCCCGTCAGCCGCAGCGCGTGCCGGTGGACCCGCGGTGCGCACTCCTCGTACAGCTCGGCGAACGCCTCGCGTTCACCCGCGCGTACGCGGCGGCGCAGGTCGTCGTCTTCTTGTTCCCTCACACCTGGTACCTCTCCGCGGCACGGGCCAGGTTCCTGTGACCTGGGTCATGCCGACTCGCTGCGCGTACGCGCGCGGCCGCCCCCGGCGTGGTGCTGTGCCGGGGGCGGCCGGGCGGGGCGGGTGCGCGGCTCAGCGCAGCTGCTCGTACGCGGGCAGGGTGAGGAAGTCCGTGTAGTCGGTGTCCAGCGCCACCTGGAGCAGCAGGTCGTGGGCCTGCTGCCAGCGGCCGGCCGCGAACGCCTCCTCGCCGATCTCGGCGCGCACGGCGGCGAGTTCCTCGGCGGCGACCTTGCGGGCCAAGTCGGCGGTGGCGTGTTCGCCGTTCTCGAAGACCACGTCCGCGTTGATCCACTGCCAGATCTGCGAGCGGGAGATCTCCGCCGTGGCCGCGTCCTCCATGAGGCCGAAGATGGCCACGGCACCCGTACCCCGCAGCCACGCCTCGATGTAACGGATGCCGACCGCGACGGCGTTGCGCCAGCCGTCGTACGTGGGGCGGGCGTCCAGGCTGTCGACGGCGATCAGGTCGCCCGCCGCCACCGAGACGTCCTCGCGGAGCCGGTCCTTCTGGTTCGGCTTCTCGCCGAGCACCGCGTCGAAGGAGGCGAGGGCGATCGGGACCAGGTCGGGGTGGGCGACCCAGGAGCCGTCGAAGCCGTCGGCGGCCTCGCGGTCCTTGTCCGCCTTCACCTTCTCGAACGCGACCTTGTTGGCCTCGGCGTCCCGGCGCGAGGGGATGAAGGCCGCCATCCCGCCGATGGCGTGCGCGCCCCGCTTGTGGCACGTGCGGACGAGGAGTTCGGTGTACGCGCGCATGAACGGGGCGGTCATCGTCACCGCGTTGCGGTCCGGCAGGACGAACTTCGTACCGCCGTCACGGAAGTTCTTGACGATGGAGAAGAGATAGTCCCAGCGTCCCGCGTTGAGCCCGGAAGCGTGGTCGCGCAACTCGTAGAGGATCTCCTCCATTTCGTAGGCGGCGGTGATCGTCTCGATGAGGACGGTCGCGCGGACGGTGCCCTGCGGGATGCCGGTGTACTCCTGGGCGAAGACGAAGACGTCGTTCCAGAGGCGGGCCTCCAGGTGGGACTCCGTCTTCGGGAGGTAGAAGTACGGGCCCTTGCCGAGTCGGATCAGCCGCTCGGCGTTGTGGAAGAAGTACAGGCCGAAGTCGACCAGCGCGCCGGGGACCGGGGTTCCGTCGAGCTGGAGGTGGCGCTCGTCCAGGTGCCAGCCGCGCGGCCGGGTGACGACGGTCGCCAGCTCCTCGGCGGGCCGCAGGGCGTACGTCTTCTGGGACTTCGGGTCGGTGAAGTCGATGCGGCGCTCGTAGGCGTCGATCAGGTTGAGCTGCCCGAGGACGACGTTCTCCCAGGTGGGGGCCGAGGCATCCTCGAAGTCGGCGAGCCAGATCCGGGCGCCGGAGTTGAGCGCGTTGATCGTCATCTTCCGGTCGGTCGGCCCCGTGATCTCCACCCGGCGGTCCTCCAGCGCCGGCGGGGCGGGCGCCACCCGCCAGGAGTCGTCGGCGCGGACGCCGGCCGTCCCGGGCAGGAAGTCCAGGGTGGAGGTGCGGGCGATCTCCGCGCGGCGCTCCGCCCGGCGGGCGAGGAGCTCGTCGCGGCGGGGCGTGAACCGCCGGTGCAGCTCGGCCACGAACGCGAGGGCCGCGTCGGTCAGCACCTCCTCCTGCCGGGGCAGGGGCTCGGCGTCGACGACGACCAGCGGGGACGGCACCGGTGCGGACATGAGCGGTCACTCCTTCAGAGGGGCGGGCGGGGCCTGCGAGGTCTCGACCGTATCCACGGGCTTCTGTTCTGTGGATAGTAGTTTCCTCATCGTGGAACCTCAACGGCCGTAGGTGTGGCGAGCCGCCGACGGTGACGGGGCGTCGGCGTCCGGGCATGACGGTCGAGTACGCCCGAAAGGTTCGGCCCGATCTGGTCCCGCCCTTCATCGGTCACTGGGCGACGTACGCCCCGGGTGCCCATGCCGGACTCCTCGGCCGGACCGGGCGGAAGGAGTTCCCCGTCGTTCTCCGGGTGGTGGACGACCGGCTCACCGCCTTCTACGAGGACCTCGAACGGGCCGTCCTCGCACCGTCCTCGCGCGACTTCTTCGACCGGACCATGCGGCGGGTGAGCGAACTGGGAGGCGAGGCGCAGGCCTTCGCCGAAGAGCACGGCGGGGCGCTGAAGGTGTTCGTCGAGGACGACGCACCGGTCCGACCCGGCCCCGGCCGGGGTCCGGCCCGTCAGGGTCCCCGCAGCCGCCCCAGATCCTCCGGCGTGTCGATGTCGTACGCCTCCGCCACGTCCGCGCACTCGACCAGCGTGAGCGCCTCCCGGTGCTCCCGCAGATAGGCGCGCGCTCCCTGGTCGCCGGTGGCGTCCGTCGACACTCCCGCCCAGTGGTCGGCGCCGAGGAGTACCGGATGCCCGCGCGTACCGTCGTACGAGGCCGCCGCCAGGCTCGCCCGCGAGGTGGCGGCCGCGCGGAGCCGGGACACCGCCTCGGCGCCGATGCCCGGCTGGTCGACGAGGAGGACGAGTGCCGCGTCCGCACCGGTGCCCGCGAGTGCGGCGAGACCCGCGCGCAGCGAACCGCCCATGCCCCCACGCCACTCCGGATTGACCGTCACCGCGCATCCGGCGAGCCCGCTTCGGGCCCGCACCTCTTCGGCGGCGGCACCCAGCACCACCACGATCCGGTCGCAGCCGCCGTCGCGCAGTGATCGAATCGCGTGTTCGATCAGGGGGCGGCCCCGGTACGTCAGGAGGGCCTTGGGCCGCCCGCCGAGGCGTCTGCCGCCTCCGGCGGCGAGCAGTACCCCGGTGACCAGGGGGTTCTCAGGAACTGGAGCCATGGGTCCTGGATACCACCGACACGCCGTCGGGCGGGTCGCACACGCGAAAGCCGTGTCACCCTCAGGGGTAACCCTGATTTCCGGTCACGGAGTGGCGCCGGCCACCTTCGATGGCGTTAACTTGCCTCCACTCCGGCGCACTTGACCACGCCCC from the Streptomyces sp. NBC_01335 genome contains:
- a CDS encoding FG-GAP repeat domain-containing protein; this encodes MATSAAIVCAGLLVSGSMTITAHAAGNDAATPGTVTAPQSAFTKPTFTIPGREKAVAPQPRNLMARSAVDASAAQRADFDGDGAGDLAYREGWGDVYTDWGNGYADVLSGETAQVKDLLLPGDMTGDGKADLLVVTPTGSLRLYSGANAAVDGGLSSYTTLSSGWQAYNKLVVPGDLNGDGAPDLLARSTAGLFLFPGTGKNFGKGIQIGGTGWSQFDQLVGADDLTGDGIADLVARNAAGVYVYPGNGKVTGYPFKTQFQIGGTGWAQYNQITGGTDYNGNGTADLAARGYDGKLYFYDGKGTGFFQARVLSGPGWNTVSQLAGAGNNAAYGKSGVFARTSNGTLYYYEGTGFGKLSAKYLIGSGWTRSEIRLTHSVSLRSDGSSDLIAHSTYDGHLYNTATYAENDTDLAAGSKSYNLVVGPGDLNGDGKSDLIARSSTALYFYAGNGDGLSMKGRVQVGGSGWSQYNKLVGAGDLNRDGRADVIARSSAGLFLYPGTGKSSTPLGTRIQVGGSGWSQYSNLAAPGDINGDGIADLLASNSKGQLFFYAGTGVAKTPFKARVQIGTGGWNQYPDLV
- a CDS encoding DUF397 domain-containing protein → MNVHVTRGGSDTGLHWFKSSHSGAEGGDCLEVAASPGTVHVRDSKQHTGSTLTLAPDAWATFVAEAARD
- a CDS encoding helix-turn-helix domain-containing protein; translation: MPEEQQPHEAHESGTGILAVFGRQLKLFRTAAGPERAQLGTLTGYSASTIAAFEQGRRVPPPKFIDQADDILRAHGVLSTSKEEVARAQYPAFFRDAARIEAEAVELATYDTLVIKGLLQTEEYTRALLKERRPLLDEATIEQRVAARQARQEIFHRWPAPLLSFVMEEYVVTRGLGGREVRHGQLEHLLLIGQKRNVEIQVMPADREDNAGVDGPFTVLTPQHGEPVGYLEVQGRSTLVTERREVRALSARYGIIRAQALTPRESLAFIEKQLGEV
- a CDS encoding ATP-binding protein; the encoded protein is MNEAITPSGKMVETRTPVREFAMRFTATPRGARLSRRLVSLRLHEWGHPWASDTNDALSLIAAELTANAVRHGRVPGRDFHVRLTEAGGILRIEVTDTRGERCPSPGDLREPAGDEESGRGLLLVSRLAGRWGVLPRSGAPGKTVWAEVRGEKSPPGTV
- a CDS encoding CU044_5270 family protein, which gives rise to MNHDDTGLPQDRCGVRELPDADAREIARLLPAPDVDALSPERHRHHKERLMNLIDSDTAEQAGNTATAPGTTRSGRPARRLLLRPAVLVPLSALTLAGVVVTTLAVAPDPDRPAASPAVGATGRGGPALLHRISAVALRTGVPAVRDDQFLYTRTTVRGADLTSGKAVVGPLEEREEWAAQDPRPLRKLGLVRTGGESFPVNAELGDTEGTAAGLSRPTYAWLGTLPTDPERLLTYLYAHTPDSPDQERAQAVFDRIGELLTAVMPAPTAAALYEAAARLPGVVEAPQAADALGRHGLGIAREDTRYGTRTEWVFDQSDLSFLGSRSYLTEDTSYGEAGTLLSSLARTGWGVVDRAGELPSKMSGGKPTEQS
- a CDS encoding RNA polymerase sigma factor, which encodes MRRRVRAGEREAFAELYEECAPRVHRHALRLTGDRSAAEDIMSETFLTAWRRRETVTEEGGPLLPWLLGIATHKCENARRGARRRVAFLARGPRPEVVPDFAPETVDRLDDTRRLRAVQDALGGMRRHEREVLSLCVWSGLDYEQAAQALGVPVGTVRSRLSRARTRLARLVEEEREPRGARGEVTGTAALAALPVREETR
- the aceB gene encoding malate synthase A, whose amino-acid sequence is MSAPVPSPLVVVDAEPLPRQEEVLTDAALAFVAELHRRFTPRRDELLARRAERRAEIARTSTLDFLPGTAGVRADDSWRVAPAPPALEDRRVEITGPTDRKMTINALNSGARIWLADFEDASAPTWENVVLGQLNLIDAYERRIDFTDPKSQKTYALRPAEELATVVTRPRGWHLDERHLQLDGTPVPGALVDFGLYFFHNAERLIRLGKGPYFYLPKTESHLEARLWNDVFVFAQEYTGIPQGTVRATVLIETITAAYEMEEILYELRDHASGLNAGRWDYLFSIVKNFRDGGTKFVLPDRNAVTMTAPFMRAYTELLVRTCHKRGAHAIGGMAAFIPSRRDAEANKVAFEKVKADKDREAADGFDGSWVAHPDLVPIALASFDAVLGEKPNQKDRLREDVSVAAGDLIAVDSLDARPTYDGWRNAVAVGIRYIEAWLRGTGAVAIFGLMEDAATAEISRSQIWQWINADVVFENGEHATADLARKVAAEELAAVRAEIGEEAFAAGRWQQAHDLLLQVALDTDYTDFLTLPAYEQLR
- a CDS encoding nucleotidyltransferase family protein yields the protein MAPVPENPLVTGVLLAAGGGRRLGGRPKALLTYRGRPLIEHAIRSLRDGGCDRIVVVLGAAAEEVRARSGLAGCAVTVNPEWRGGMGGSLRAGLAALAGTGADAALVLLVDQPGIGAEAVSRLRAAATSRASLAAASYDGTRGHPVLLGADHWAGVSTDATGDQGARAYLREHREALTLVECADVAEAYDIDTPEDLGRLRGP